A genome region from Schistocerca nitens isolate TAMUIC-IGC-003100 chromosome 4, iqSchNite1.1, whole genome shotgun sequence includes the following:
- the LOC126252819 gene encoding uncharacterized protein LOC126252819, whose translation MKALVVLLSAVITAAVARPGSLEAVQATIPDAASSKAPTVKTNNNAIQEANTDGKNVVRILRSLHNPVRGTFETSRLANPILPDSFPISDSSNGSTGTRFVDNPHIGLPFGTLLPVPDPLSRHQDSPTTNIADASTTFKIRIDSPHVGLPADSPISDSPASATIVSSPITNFQTGTSSEGAFGSSLYNILTEVSSKDDGTNKLSTGSSPASLTVDSGAVHSSSQPKSQSVDVSPDLPDAFTPNSFPTHSNLVFFPVSIPTSNAPSTAGLPLKSGSANFPTNNGNTDFLVSNPFSELLAKTVSPKFFSKNPFSTLPSTSSQVKFFQSLPVNSVTGNPPINTVSFGFPNSSPKTCPLKNIAFLMNNPPHSIPANIPTSVAPVTSRSNSVLVNSASVLLYSDTVPLGNVNTAQGPVLFGGPSNFAIFPQQPSQDDISQVLAAHKAPGANAATAAAGPTFSSIFVAGQPVNLDNSRSH comes from the coding sequence GTGCTCCTGAGCGCAGTGATCACAGCTGCAGTGGCCAGGCCTGGCTCGCTGGAGGCTGTCCAAGCAACCATTCCAGACGCTGCATCCTCAAAGGCGCCAACAGTGAAGACAAACAACAATGCCATCCAAGAGGCAAATACTGATGGCAAAAACGTAGTTCGAATCCTCAGAAGTCTCCATAACCCTGTACGAGGCACTTTCGAAACGTCTAGGCTCGCCAATCCCATACTACCTGACAGCTTTCCCATCAGTGACAGTAGCAATGGCTCCACCGGCACTCGGTTCGTTGACAATCCCCACATCGGTCTTCCTTTTGGAACCCTGTTGCCTGTACCTGATCCTCTAAGTCGACATCAAGACTCACCAACTACTAACATTGCAGATGCTTCAACTACTTTTAAAATACGAATAGACAGCCCTCATGTTGGACTTCCTGCTGACAGTCCCATTTCTGATTCACCTGCCAGTGCCACTATTGTCAGCAGTCCTATAACTAATTTCCAGACTGGTACCTCATCTGAAGGAGCCTTTGGCAGTTCCCTTTACAATATTCTTACTGAGGTTTCTTCGAAGGATGATGGTACTAACAAACTTTCGACTGGTAGTTCTCCTGCCAGCTTAACTGTCGACAGCGGTGCTGTCCATTCCAGCAGCCAGCCCAAAAGTCAGTCTGTTGACGTCAGTCCAGATCTCCCAGACGCTTTTACACCCAACAGTTTCCCCACTCATAGTAACCTTGTTTTCTTCCCTGTCAGTATCCCCACTTCAAATGCTCCTAGCACTGCTGGTTTACCTTTGAAAAGCGGCTCTGCTAATTTTCCCACCAACAACGGCAATACTGATTTTCTTGTAAGTAATCCCTTCAGCGAACTCCTCGCCAAAACTGTCAGTCCCAAATTCTTCTCTAAAAACCCATTTTCGACTTTACCCTCCACTAGTAGCCAAGTAAAATTTTTTCAGAGTCTCCCAGTCAACAGTGTCACAGGCAATCCTCCCATTAACACTGTCTCGTTTGGTTTCCCCAACAGTAGCCCCAAAACCTGTCCTCTGAAAAATATTGCTTTCCTTATGAACAACCCTCCTCACAGCATTCCTGCAAACATTCCCACTTCTGTAGCTCCAGTAACTAGCCGCTCGAACAGTGTTCTAGTCAATAGTGCCAGTGTACTCCTGTATAGCGATactgtgccacttggaaatgtcaACACGGCTCAAGGTCCTGTCCTCTTTGGCGGACCCTCGAATTTCGCCATTTTTCCACAACAGCCATCACAGGATGACATCAGTCAG